TCAGACCATTCTCCTTCTAATGCTGCACCAGCTTTCCATTTTCCAAAAAAAGAACCCGGCTACAGAGCGGCAAAATCCGCTCATCATGCGTAACCATCACTGCACTCTTGCTCTGCTCCTTTACGAGCCGTGCAATCATGCCGACAATATCCAGTCCACGTTCCGCATCCAGACTGGCTGTCGGTTCATCCGCGAGCAGAACAGCCGGATCATTCATCAAGGCCCGTGCAATGGCGACCCGCTGACGTTCCCCGCCAGACAGCTTCTCCGCATACGCCTTCCGCCGATGGGTTAACCCTACCGTATCCAACAACTCATCCACTCGTTTCTCCGCCTTGTTTTTATCCGATCCGGCGAGCTTTGCAACGACCATGAGTTGTTCTTCTACTTTCAGATACGGAATGAGGTTGGCACTTTGAAAGATAAAACCGAGTTGCTGGAGCCGTACATTGGATATATCTTGTTTGCTTTTGCCCATAATAGAAGACCCGTCCAGCAAAACCGTTCCTTCCGTTGGTTCAAGAAGTGCGCCAGCAATGGACAGGAATGTACTTTTACCCGAGCCGGAAGGCCCCATCACAGCCACAAGTTCCCCTTCAGCAACCTCAAGGTCCAGTTTGTCCAGAATCGTGCGTTTGCTGCCGCCATCTTCAAAGGTCTGTGTAATTCCCTGTAATACCAATCGGTTTCTCATGCTGCTGTCCTCCCAATCGCATCAAGTGCATCAATTTTGCTAACCTTCCACACCGAGAATAACGAACCCGCCACAGACATGAGTATGAATAATACACAGGTCAGTGCGAGAGTGGACAAGCCTAATTGAAATGGCATTGATGCTGGCAAGATGGACTCGAACAGTCGAACCAACAGTACACTAATGATCAGACTACCAACTGACAAGACCAGAACTTGTAACGAAACGCTCCCCGCCAGATAACCATTCCGCGTTCCGATGGCTTTTAATATGCCGAACTGACTCGTTTTCTGAATCGTGATGACATAGAAGAATACTGCAAGCACAAACGCCGAGATGACATATAGAAATGCGATCATCATGAGCAATGATCCCTGTTCTTCCTTATATCCAGGAATGGCCGATACGGCATCCGACTTTGTGATGACTTCCGTATTAGGCATTGCAACACTCAGGCGGTCTACCTGATCGCCCCCATCCTTAATCGCAATAGCATTGTACATCGGCGCATTGCCATTGGTGTCTGCTGAACCTTGCGAAGTCCGTGAACCTCCTTGAAGCGTAAGCCATTCCTGTTCATTCAGGAACACCACTGGGGAGTGACTGAAGGACTCATTTTGTACAAATCCACCAACGGTCCACTCCGTTCCCGAAGCTTGATCGACCAAGACGGTGCCAATTGTGACACCAGATTCAGACAACTTATGGTCCACCACAACTTGCCCGTTCGTCTTATCTGTAATCGGAGACCCTTCAGTCACCGTTGGAGCAAGCCAGCCCTCCGGATTAACCATGAACAGCGTGACATCGATCTTTTTTGTGTCGCCGGTTGGACTGACGGTTGTCATTTTCACACCGAGTGGCTCAGCGTTCTCTTGCCCCACCACGGAGCGAGCTTGATTAAGTTGATCCTGATCCACTTGTGACCGGGTGAACCGATGATTCGAATCCTGCTCCAGCACAAAGTGGGTTGCTGCCATATTTTTGACCGAAGCTGCGTTATCATACGCCAGCCCCTGTGCAAGACCTGTAACAAACAGTACCAGAAATGAAACAAGTACCATGATTGTAGCAATTAAGGCATAGCGCCCTTTGGCATACCTCATTTCCCGAATAGCCAAGTACATGTTCTGTGACCTCCCTCTTGAT
The nucleotide sequence above comes from Paenibacillus sp. W2I17. Encoded proteins:
- a CDS encoding ABC transporter ATP-binding protein, translating into MRNRLVLQGITQTFEDGGSKRTILDKLDLEVAEGELVAVMGPSGSGKSTFLSIAGALLEPTEGTVLLDGSSIMGKSKQDISNVRLQQLGFIFQSANLIPYLKVEEQLMVVAKLAGSDKNKAEKRVDELLDTVGLTHRRKAYAEKLSGGERQRVAIARALMNDPAVLLADEPTASLDAERGLDIVGMIARLVKEQSKSAVMVTHDERILPLCSRVLFLENGKLVQH
- a CDS encoding ABC transporter permease; amino-acid sequence: MYLAIREMRYAKGRYALIATIMVLVSFLVLFVTGLAQGLAYDNAASVKNMAATHFVLEQDSNHRFTRSQVDQDQLNQARSVVGQENAEPLGVKMTTVSPTGDTKKIDVTLFMVNPEGWLAPTVTEGSPITDKTNGQVVVDHKLSESGVTIGTVLVDQASGTEWTVGGFVQNESFSHSPVVFLNEQEWLTLQGGSRTSQGSADTNGNAPMYNAIAIKDGGDQVDRLSVAMPNTEVITKSDAVSAIPGYKEEQGSLLMMIAFLYVISAFVLAVFFYVITIQKTSQFGILKAIGTRNGYLAGSVSLQVLVLSVGSLIISVLLVRLFESILPASMPFQLGLSTLALTCVLFILMSVAGSLFSVWKVSKIDALDAIGRTAA